In Streptomyces sp. NBC_00878, a single window of DNA contains:
- a CDS encoding NAD(P)/FAD-dependent oxidoreductase, giving the protein MDAIVIGAGPVGCAAAHALADRGARVMVIERMERGPTSPFAVEWLHPTAADVLLRWGLALPAGGHLRGMGVSMHLTDEGHEPVVVPYRRGMRAVSMPHAELVDALRDSVVERPGVEVLTGARVTAATPDGTVRLTRDGHETRLRADLVVAADGRSSGVRRALFGHTPQTVVSHSAGVVLDGPGLPDYDMFQVASEVPGHGVAVYSIAPGTIRVVLDVPPTHPRPPALHAYLHRHFVPLMPELLRRPLADALAAGRLTWSATGFRPRVHYGQGRLALVGDAVGHIHPILAAGTTLGIQDALSLAAHGSAEAYAREHAGAGAATGRVAMALYRLLSRQEPGTAQTARMAVDQLRLSPALRDAVGDLLTGDEPGAAHLPVVTAFSTMLGIPAQDIAAAYGPDAFLLSR; this is encoded by the coding sequence GTGGACGCGATCGTCATCGGGGCGGGCCCGGTCGGTTGCGCCGCCGCGCACGCGCTGGCCGACCGCGGTGCCCGGGTGATGGTGATCGAGCGCATGGAACGCGGGCCCACCTCCCCGTTCGCCGTGGAGTGGCTGCATCCGACCGCGGCCGACGTGCTGCTGCGCTGGGGCCTCGCGCTGCCGGCGGGCGGCCACCTGCGGGGCATGGGCGTCAGCATGCACCTGACCGACGAGGGGCACGAGCCGGTCGTGGTGCCGTACCGGCGAGGCATGCGGGCCGTGTCCATGCCCCACGCGGAGCTGGTGGACGCGCTGCGGGACAGTGTCGTGGAGCGGCCCGGGGTGGAGGTGCTCACGGGCGCCCGGGTCACCGCCGCCACACCGGACGGCACGGTACGGCTGACCCGCGACGGGCACGAGACGCGGCTGCGCGCCGATCTGGTGGTGGCCGCGGACGGCCGCTCCTCCGGGGTCCGCCGCGCGCTGTTCGGACACACCCCGCAGACCGTCGTGTCGCACTCGGCCGGTGTCGTGCTCGACGGCCCCGGGCTGCCGGACTACGACATGTTCCAGGTCGCGAGCGAGGTGCCCGGACACGGCGTCGCCGTCTACTCCATCGCGCCCGGCACGATCCGGGTGGTCCTTGACGTGCCCCCGACCCATCCGCGCCCGCCGGCGCTGCACGCGTATCTGCACCGTCACTTCGTCCCGCTGATGCCGGAGCTGCTGCGCCGGCCGCTGGCCGACGCACTGGCGGCGGGCCGTCTGACGTGGTCGGCGACCGGTTTCCGCCCGCGCGTGCACTACGGGCAGGGCAGGCTCGCGCTGGTCGGCGACGCGGTCGGACACATCCACCCGATCCTCGCGGCCGGCACGACCCTCGGCATCCAGGACGCGCTGAGCCTCGCCGCGCACGGCTCCGCCGAGGCGTACGCGCGGGAGCACGCGGGCGCGGGAGCGGCGACCGGGCGGGTGGCGATGGCGCTCTACCGCCTGCTGAGCCGTCAGGAGCCGGGCACCGCGCAGACGGCGAGGATGGCCGTCGACCAGCTGCGCCTGAGCCCCGCGCTCCGCGACGCGGTCGGGGACCTGCTCACCGGTGACGAGCCCGGCGCGGCCCATCTCCCGGTGGTGACGGCGTTCTCCACGATGCTCGGCATCCCTGCGCAGGACATCGCCGCCGCGTACGGGCCGGACGCCTTCCTGCTCAGCCGCTGA
- a CDS encoding DinB family protein — protein sequence MVTHVSLEAHDDERGALLAFLAEQRGGIRRTLLGLTEEQAASRPSASELSLSGLLKHVAEVEQGWVARAKGEPPAVARDESNWHECFALVDGESVESQLAYWEKVAADTESFIRSVPSLDDTFPLPPAPWFPPEGRVSMRWLALHLIRETARHAGHADIIRESLDGKTAFELVAQEQGASWE from the coding sequence ATGGTCACTCACGTATCCCTGGAAGCGCACGACGACGAGCGCGGGGCGCTGCTGGCGTTCCTGGCCGAGCAGCGCGGCGGCATCCGCCGCACCCTGCTGGGCCTCACCGAGGAGCAGGCCGCGAGCCGGCCGAGCGCGAGTGAACTGTCCCTGTCCGGGCTGCTCAAGCATGTCGCCGAGGTCGAGCAGGGCTGGGTCGCGCGGGCCAAGGGCGAGCCTCCCGCCGTCGCGCGGGACGAGTCGAACTGGCACGAGTGCTTCGCCCTCGTCGACGGCGAGAGCGTCGAGTCGCAGCTCGCGTACTGGGAGAAGGTGGCCGCCGACACCGAGTCGTTCATCCGCTCGGTGCCCAGTCTCGACGACACCTTCCCGCTGCCGCCCGCCCCGTGGTTCCCGCCGGAGGGCCGGGTCTCGATGCGCTGGCTGGCCCTCCACCTGATCCGCGAGACGGCCCGGCACGCCGGCCACGCCGACATCATCCGTGAGTCCCTGGACGGGAAGACTGCCTTCGAGTTGGTTGCGCAGGAGCAGGGCGCCTCCTGGGAGTGA
- a CDS encoding ABC transporter permease: MSWAVTDSWTMTWRELAHWVRHPVQVVVGLAFPVMLLLMFGYLMGGGSGIAGDYREYLVPGMFALTMAFGLDATMVAVTQDLNKGVIDRFRSMPMVSGAVLVGRSAADMLQSAVSLVVLVGVGRAVGWAWHGSFAAFLGALGLLLLLRFAMLWMGIYLSMVAGKPELVTTVQILVWPVSFLSNAFATPESMPGWLGATVEWNPMSATATAVRDLFGNEGGAVSTSWAAQHAELLAVAWPLALLTVFFPLAVRRFGALSK; this comes from the coding sequence ATGAGCTGGGCCGTCACCGACTCCTGGACCATGACCTGGCGTGAACTCGCCCACTGGGTACGGCACCCCGTACAGGTCGTCGTGGGGCTGGCGTTCCCCGTGATGCTCCTGCTGATGTTCGGCTACCTGATGGGCGGGGGCAGCGGCATCGCGGGCGACTACCGCGAGTATCTGGTGCCGGGCATGTTCGCGCTGACCATGGCCTTCGGCCTGGACGCCACCATGGTCGCGGTCACCCAGGACCTCAACAAGGGAGTGATCGACCGGTTCCGCTCGATGCCGATGGTGAGCGGCGCCGTACTCGTGGGCCGCTCGGCCGCGGACATGCTCCAGTCTGCGGTCTCCCTGGTGGTCCTGGTCGGCGTCGGGCGCGCGGTCGGCTGGGCCTGGCACGGTTCGTTCGCGGCCTTCCTGGGCGCGCTCGGCCTGCTGCTCCTGCTGCGGTTCGCGATGCTGTGGATGGGCATCTACCTGTCCATGGTCGCGGGCAAGCCCGAGCTGGTGACCACCGTGCAGATCCTGGTCTGGCCGGTGAGCTTCCTGTCCAACGCCTTCGCCACCCCCGAGTCCATGCCGGGCTGGCTGGGGGCGACCGTCGAGTGGAACCCCATGTCGGCGACGGCCACGGCGGTACGCGACCTGTTCGGCAACGAGGGCGGCGCGGTCAGCACGTCCTGGGCGGCGCAGCACGCCGAACTACTGGCGGTGGCCTGGCCACTGGCCCTGCTCACGGTGTTCTTTCCGCTGGCGGTACGGAGGTTCGGGGCGCTGAGCAAGTAG
- the uppS gene encoding polyprenyl diphosphate synthase: protein MRGGATDRARPDDDRVHEHLEAMPAFLDGLYLTDTLTDLASDLGRGILTLPEEALAAHRLSEADLLACRWTPQAEALIADLTERAHDWLDQPALQRGVHPGMAVLLRTSTDLFRARVRTARRLGPALLHRTAELSPAVRFRLFAPARVRAVRAWRRAALAQPAAEPMATLPEPRREADPAFLPPVPPRPHPSGERAPDIPAERLPRHVGIIMDGNGRWAAQQELPRSEGHRVGSDATRDVVHGALELGLSHLTLYAFSTENWRRDASEVARLFRTMHDTLRDGDLRSLDVRLRWAGSPEGLPVDLTEALRQSARDSRHRTGLTLTLCVNYGGRAELVQAAAGLARAAVAGELDPDHIDERLLAAHLPHPHLPEVDLLWRTGGEHRISNFLPWHLSYSELHFTDTLWPDVDRRDLWRAVTAYTHRGRRHGAARTVEGASAWKGAAV from the coding sequence GTGCGCGGCGGCGCAACCGACCGGGCCCGCCCCGATGACGATCGCGTCCACGAGCACCTGGAGGCGATGCCCGCCTTCCTCGACGGCCTCTATCTCACCGACACCCTCACCGACCTGGCGTCCGACCTCGGCCGCGGCATCCTGACACTCCCCGAGGAAGCCCTCGCGGCCCACCGGCTCTCCGAGGCCGACCTCCTCGCCTGCCGCTGGACACCGCAGGCCGAGGCACTGATCGCCGATCTGACGGAGCGGGCCCACGACTGGCTGGACCAGCCCGCGCTGCAACGGGGAGTGCACCCGGGGATGGCCGTCCTGCTCCGTACCTCCACCGACCTGTTCCGGGCCCGCGTCCGCACCGCCCGACGGCTCGGCCCCGCGCTGCTGCACCGCACCGCCGAACTCTCCCCGGCCGTACGGTTCCGGCTGTTCGCCCCCGCCCGCGTCCGTGCCGTACGCGCCTGGCGCCGGGCCGCGCTGGCCCAGCCGGCGGCCGAGCCCATGGCGACTCTGCCCGAGCCCAGGCGCGAGGCCGACCCGGCCTTCCTCCCGCCGGTCCCGCCCCGCCCCCACCCGAGCGGGGAGCGCGCGCCGGACATCCCCGCGGAGCGTCTACCGCGGCACGTGGGCATCATCATGGACGGCAACGGCCGCTGGGCCGCCCAGCAGGAACTGCCCCGCAGCGAGGGCCACCGCGTCGGCTCCGACGCCACCCGCGACGTCGTCCACGGGGCGCTGGAGCTCGGTCTGAGCCACCTGACGCTCTACGCGTTCTCCACCGAGAACTGGCGGCGCGACGCGAGCGAGGTCGCCCGGCTGTTCCGTACCATGCACGACACCCTGCGGGACGGGGACCTGCGCTCCCTCGACGTCCGGCTGCGCTGGGCGGGCAGTCCCGAGGGGCTCCCGGTGGACCTGACCGAGGCGCTCCGGCAGAGCGCGCGCGACAGCCGGCACCGGACCGGCCTGACGCTCACGCTCTGCGTCAACTACGGAGGCCGCGCAGAACTCGTCCAGGCCGCGGCGGGGTTGGCCCGCGCGGCCGTGGCAGGCGAGTTGGACCCGGACCACATCGACGAACGCCTCCTCGCCGCCCACCTGCCGCACCCCCACCTCCCGGAGGTCGACCTGCTGTGGCGCACCGGCGGTGAACACCGGATCTCCAACTTCCTTCCCTGGCACCTCAGTTACAGCGAACTCCACTTCACCGACACGCTGTGGCCCGATGTCGACCGGCGCGACCTGTGGCGGGCGGTCACCGCGTACACGCACCGCGGGCGGCGGCACGGGGCGGCTCGGACGGTCGAGGGCGCGTCCGCGTGGAAGGGTGCGGCCGTCTGA
- a CDS encoding PadR family transcriptional regulator: MSAIRLLVLGAVRQHGRAHGYQVRNDLEFWGAHEWSNAKPGSIYHALKQMAKQGLLLAHEVAPSTAGGPPRTEYEVTEAGTEEYLTLLRHYLTAYDQKPDVLTAALGFMVDLDREEVLELLEERVRAIEEWRKGVTEYYTPEEGPEQLGHIGEIMNFWVTSADTGAQWTRGLIARIRGGAYVFSGEGDPFVGVLAEDDENPYATGESHPGDAR; this comes from the coding sequence ATGTCAGCGATCCGTCTCCTCGTGCTCGGCGCGGTGCGCCAGCACGGCCGGGCCCACGGCTACCAGGTGCGCAACGACCTGGAGTTCTGGGGCGCGCACGAGTGGTCCAACGCCAAGCCGGGCTCGATCTACCACGCCCTCAAGCAGATGGCGAAGCAGGGACTGCTGCTCGCCCACGAGGTCGCGCCCTCCACGGCCGGTGGCCCGCCGCGTACGGAGTACGAGGTCACGGAGGCGGGCACCGAGGAGTACCTCACGCTGCTGCGCCACTACCTCACCGCGTACGACCAGAAGCCGGACGTGCTCACCGCCGCGCTCGGTTTCATGGTCGACCTGGACCGCGAGGAGGTCCTCGAACTGCTGGAGGAGCGGGTGCGGGCCATAGAAGAGTGGCGCAAGGGCGTCACCGAGTACTACACGCCTGAGGAAGGCCCCGAACAGCTGGGCCACATCGGCGAGATCATGAACTTCTGGGTCACTTCGGCGGACACCGGCGCCCAGTGGACCCGCGGCCTGATCGCACGGATCAGGGGCGGCGCATACGTCTTCTCCGGCGAGGGGGATCCGTTCGTGGGGGTGCTCGCGGAGGACGACGAGAACCCGTACGCGACGGGGGAGTCCCATCCGGGGGACGCGCGCTGA
- a CDS encoding DUF397 domain-containing protein yields the protein MAATELRGAAWQKSLHSNSQGSCVEFARLPGGEVAVRNSRFPDGPALVYTRAEIEAMLLGIKDGEFDHLIAG from the coding sequence ATGGCTGCCACGGAGCTGCGCGGAGCGGCCTGGCAGAAGAGTCTGCACAGCAACTCGCAGGGCTCCTGCGTGGAGTTCGCGCGGCTGCCCGGCGGCGAGGTGGCGGTGCGCAACTCGCGCTTCCCCGACGGCCCGGCTCTCGTCTACACGCGCGCCGAGATCGAGGCCATGCTCCTGGGCATCAAGGACGGCGAGTTCGACCACCTGATCGCGGGCTGA
- a CDS encoding aldehyde dehydrogenase family protein, which translates to MSSYFTDLAQQYIDGEWRPGTGSWDIIDFNPYDGEKLASITIATVDEVDQAYQAAARAQKEWAKTNPYTRRAVFEKALRVIEEREQEITEVIIAELGGTHLKAGFELHLVKEFLRESVQLALRPEGKILPSPIDGKENRVYLVPVGVVGVISPFNFPLLLSLKSVAPALALGNGVVLKPHQNTPIVGGSLIAKIFEEAGLPAGLLNVVITDIAEIGDAFIEHPIPKVISFTGSDKVGRHVATVCASNFKRAVLELGGNSALVVLDDADIDYAVDAAVFSRYVHQGQVCMAANRVLVDRSIEAEFTEKFVAKVKTLKVGDPSDPQTIVGPLINSSQADAVSAVVEQAIAEGATALVHGSTTDNLVEPSVLTGLPADSAILQQEIFGPVALLVPFDGEEEAVRIVNDTPYGLSGAVHTADVERGVSFAKQIDTGMFHVNDGTVHDEPLVAFGGEKSSGLGRLNGEATVGAFTTQKWISVQHGRSFFPF; encoded by the coding sequence ATGTCGTCCTACTTCACCGACCTGGCTCAGCAGTACATCGACGGCGAGTGGCGCCCGGGTACCGGCTCCTGGGACATCATCGACTTCAACCCGTACGACGGTGAGAAGCTCGCCTCGATCACGATAGCCACGGTCGACGAGGTGGATCAGGCCTACCAGGCCGCCGCCCGTGCCCAGAAGGAATGGGCCAAGACGAATCCGTACACGCGCCGTGCCGTGTTCGAGAAGGCCCTGCGGGTCATCGAGGAGCGCGAGCAGGAGATCACCGAGGTGATCATCGCGGAGCTCGGCGGTACGCATCTGAAGGCCGGCTTCGAACTGCACCTCGTCAAGGAGTTCCTGCGCGAGTCGGTCCAGCTGGCGCTGCGGCCCGAGGGCAAGATCCTCCCCTCGCCGATCGACGGCAAGGAGAACCGCGTCTACCTCGTCCCGGTCGGCGTCGTCGGTGTGATCAGCCCCTTCAACTTCCCGTTGCTGCTGTCGCTGAAGTCCGTCGCGCCCGCTCTGGCCCTCGGCAACGGCGTGGTCCTCAAGCCGCACCAGAACACCCCGATCGTGGGCGGTTCCCTGATCGCGAAGATCTTCGAGGAGGCGGGCCTGCCGGCCGGTCTGCTCAACGTCGTGATCACCGACATCGCGGAGATCGGCGACGCCTTCATCGAGCACCCGATCCCGAAGGTCATCTCCTTCACCGGCTCCGACAAGGTCGGCCGCCACGTCGCCACCGTCTGCGCCTCGAACTTCAAGCGCGCCGTCCTCGAACTCGGCGGCAACAGCGCGCTGGTGGTCCTGGACGACGCGGACATCGACTACGCCGTGGACGCCGCGGTCTTCAGCCGGTACGTGCACCAGGGCCAGGTCTGCATGGCCGCGAACCGCGTCCTCGTGGACCGCTCGATCGAGGCGGAGTTCACCGAGAAGTTCGTCGCCAAGGTGAAGACGCTGAAGGTCGGCGACCCGAGCGACCCGCAGACGATCGTCGGCCCGCTCATCAACTCCTCGCAGGCGGACGCCGTTTCGGCCGTCGTGGAGCAGGCGATCGCCGAGGGCGCCACCGCCCTCGTGCACGGCTCCACCACCGACAACCTCGTCGAGCCGAGCGTCCTGACCGGCCTGCCCGCCGACTCGGCCATCCTCCAGCAGGAGATCTTCGGCCCCGTCGCGCTCCTCGTCCCGTTCGACGGCGAGGAGGAGGCCGTACGGATCGTCAACGACACCCCGTACGGGCTGAGCGGCGCCGTGCACACCGCCGACGTCGAGCGTGGTGTCTCCTTCGCCAAGCAGATCGACACGGGCATGTTCCACGTGAACGACGGCACCGTGCACGACGAGCCACTGGTCGCCTTCGGCGGCGAGAAGTCCTCGGGCCTCGGCCGGCTGAACGGCGAGGCGACGGTCGGCGCGTTCACCACCCAGAAGTGGATCTCGGTGCAGCACGGCCGCAGCTTCTTCCCGTTCTGA
- a CDS encoding ATP-binding protein, with translation MLEPLRQGLPPLDPAAVSNAASCALPPRYEAVRDARQFTRRTLDQWDIGNRFDDVCLVVSELVTNALRHALPADTPRPCDQDAPVRLHLMRWTERLVCAVRDPSHDSPIAGDSEDFSAESGRGLFLVDSFADSWGWHPLAGTLNGKVVWALFRLPSA, from the coding sequence ATGCTCGAGCCGTTAAGGCAGGGGCTTCCGCCACTGGACCCCGCGGCCGTGTCCAACGCCGCCTCCTGCGCCCTGCCACCCCGCTACGAAGCGGTGCGCGACGCACGGCAGTTCACCCGCCGCACGCTGGACCAGTGGGACATCGGCAACCGCTTCGACGACGTCTGTCTGGTGGTCTCGGAACTCGTCACCAACGCGCTGCGGCACGCGCTGCCCGCGGACACTCCACGGCCCTGCGATCAGGACGCGCCCGTGCGGCTGCACCTGATGCGGTGGACCGAGAGACTCGTGTGCGCGGTGCGCGATCCCAGTCACGACAGCCCGATCGCGGGCGACTCCGAGGACTTCTCGGCGGAGTCGGGCCGCGGTCTGTTCCTGGTCGACTCCTTCGCCGACAGCTGGGGTTGGCACCCGCTGGCCGGCACGCTCAACGGCAAGGTCGTGTGGGCCCTGTTCCGGCTGCCCTCCGCGTGA
- a CDS encoding MerR family transcriptional regulator, with protein MSYSVGQVAGFAGVTVRTLHHYDEIGLLVPSERSHAGHRRYSDVDLDRLQQILFYRELGFPLDEVAALLDDPEADPRAHLRRQHELLTARIEKLQKMAAAVEHAMEARTMGINLTPEEKFEVFGDKDPEEHAEEAERRWGGTEAYAESQRRAARYTKDDWKRMQAEVASWGERYDALMEAGEPATGERAMDMAEEHRQHISQWFYDCSYETHRGLGEMYMSDERFKAFYDSMRPGLAEHLRDAIEANAARHEA; from the coding sequence ATGAGCTACTCCGTTGGACAGGTCGCCGGTTTCGCCGGGGTGACGGTGCGGACGCTGCACCACTACGACGAGATCGGGCTGCTCGTACCGAGCGAGCGCAGCCACGCGGGTCACCGGCGCTACAGCGACGTCGACCTCGACCGGCTGCAGCAGATCCTGTTCTACCGGGAGTTGGGCTTTCCGCTCGACGAGGTCGCGGCCCTGCTCGACGACCCGGAGGCGGACCCGCGCGCGCATCTGCGCCGCCAGCACGAATTGCTGACCGCCCGGATCGAGAAGCTGCAGAAGATGGCCGCGGCCGTGGAGCACGCCATGGAGGCACGCACGATGGGCATCAATCTCACACCCGAGGAGAAGTTCGAGGTCTTCGGCGACAAGGACCCCGAGGAACACGCGGAGGAGGCCGAGCGCCGCTGGGGCGGCACGGAGGCGTACGCGGAATCGCAGCGCCGCGCCGCCCGCTACACCAAGGACGACTGGAAGCGCATGCAGGCCGAGGTCGCCTCCTGGGGCGAGCGCTACGACGCCCTCATGGAGGCCGGCGAGCCCGCCACGGGGGAGCGGGCCATGGACATGGCCGAGGAACACCGGCAGCACATCAGCCAGTGGTTCTACGACTGCTCGTACGAGACCCACCGGGGACTCGGCGAGATGTACATGTCGGACGAGCGGTTCAAGGCGTTCTACGACTCCATGCGCCCCGGGCTCGCCGAGCACCTGAGGGACGCGATCGAAGCGAACGCGGCACGCCACGAGGCCTGA
- a CDS encoding ATP-binding cassette domain-containing protein, producing the protein MTDVIVVEGVRKRYGDKHALDGLDLSVGRGTVHGVLGPNGAGKTTLVRILATLLRPDEGRVEVAGHDVMTHAREVRVRIGLLGQHAALDEELGGRQNLEMFGRLYHLGARHARVRADALLERFGLVDTGRKAVKQYSGGMRRRLDLAASLITEPEVLFLDEPTTGLDPRGRAEVWAAVRSLVGGGTTVLLTTQYLEEADQLADRISVVDRGQIIADGTADELKAKTGGDRIDIVLHDAGQLGAAVALLPFDKAALHVDADRRLLSAPVTDRMTALAGAVRALEEAGIEPEDIALRRPTLDEVFLHLTGKPEEAA; encoded by the coding sequence ATGACCGACGTGATCGTCGTCGAGGGCGTACGGAAGCGGTACGGAGACAAGCACGCGCTGGACGGGCTCGACCTGAGTGTCGGGCGCGGCACGGTGCACGGAGTGCTCGGGCCGAACGGCGCGGGGAAGACGACTCTGGTCCGCATCCTGGCCACCCTGCTGCGGCCGGACGAGGGCCGTGTCGAGGTGGCGGGGCACGACGTGATGACCCACGCGCGCGAGGTGCGCGTCCGCATCGGACTGCTCGGCCAGCACGCGGCGCTCGACGAGGAGCTCGGCGGACGGCAGAACCTGGAGATGTTCGGCCGCCTCTACCACCTGGGCGCCCGGCACGCGCGCGTGCGTGCCGACGCCCTCCTGGAGCGCTTCGGCCTCGTGGACACGGGCCGCAAGGCGGTCAAGCAGTACAGCGGCGGCATGCGGCGCCGACTCGACCTCGCCGCCTCCCTCATCACGGAACCGGAGGTGCTCTTCCTGGACGAGCCGACGACGGGCCTCGACCCGCGCGGTCGCGCGGAGGTGTGGGCCGCGGTGCGTTCCCTGGTCGGCGGCGGCACGACCGTGCTGCTCACCACGCAGTACCTGGAGGAGGCGGACCAGCTCGCCGACCGCATCTCGGTCGTCGACCGGGGCCAGATCATCGCGGACGGTACGGCGGACGAGCTGAAGGCGAAGACGGGCGGCGACCGGATCGACATAGTCCTGCACGACGCTGGCCAACTGGGCGCCGCCGTCGCCCTGTTGCCGTTCGACAAGGCCGCCCTCCACGTGGACGCCGACCGCCGCCTCCTCAGCGCCCCGGTCACCGACCGCATGACGGCGCTCGCCGGGGCCGTACGCGCCCTGGAGGAGGCCGGGATCGAGCCGGAGGACATCGCGCTGCGACGGCCGACGCTGGACGAGGTCTTCCTGCACCTGACCGGCAAGCCCGAGGAGGCCGCGTGA
- a CDS encoding helix-turn-helix transcriptional regulator, producing MLLGSHLRRLRESRGITREKAGYSIRASESKISRMELGRVSFKTRDVEDLLTLYGIADEAERNSLLSLAKEANVAGWWHSYSDVLPSWFPTYVGLEGAASLIRSYEVQFVHGLLQTEAYAHAVVARGMKGASQADIERRVALRLERQKYLVSENAPDFHVVLDEAALRRPYGDREVMRGQLQHLIDISQRSNVRLQVMPFSFGGHSGESGAFTVLSFPESDLSDVVYLEQLTSALYLDKREDVTQYEKAMKELQQDSPGPDESRDVLRGLLQLS from the coding sequence ATGCTGCTCGGCTCGCACCTGAGGCGGCTGCGCGAGTCGCGCGGCATCACCAGGGAGAAGGCCGGTTACTCGATCCGCGCCTCCGAGTCGAAGATCAGCCGTATGGAGTTGGGCCGGGTGAGCTTCAAGACGAGAGACGTCGAGGATCTGCTGACGCTCTACGGGATCGCCGACGAGGCGGAGCGCAACTCGCTGCTCTCCCTCGCCAAGGAGGCGAACGTCGCGGGCTGGTGGCACAGTTACTCGGACGTCCTGCCCAGCTGGTTCCCGACGTACGTCGGCCTGGAGGGCGCCGCGTCCCTGATCCGCTCGTACGAGGTCCAGTTCGTGCACGGCCTGCTGCAGACCGAGGCGTACGCGCACGCGGTCGTGGCCCGGGGCATGAAGGGCGCGAGCCAGGCGGACATCGAGCGACGCGTGGCGCTGCGCCTGGAGCGCCAGAAGTACCTGGTGTCGGAGAACGCCCCGGACTTCCACGTCGTCCTCGACGAGGCCGCCCTGCGACGCCCGTACGGCGACCGCGAGGTGATGCGGGGACAGCTCCAGCATCTCATCGACATCTCCCAGCGCTCGAACGTGCGGCTTCAGGTCATGCCGTTCAGCTTCGGCGGGCACTCGGGCGAGAGCGGGGCCTTCACGGTGCTCAGCTTCCCCGAGTCCGACCTCTCCGACGTCGTATACCTGGAGCAGCTCACCAGTGCGCTGTATCTGGACAAGCGCGAGGACGTCACGCAGTACGAGAAGGCGATGAAGGAACTCCAGCAGGACAGCCCGGGTCCCGACGAGAGCCGCGACGTGCTCAGGGGTCTGCTGCAACTCTCCTGA
- a CDS encoding glutamate decarboxylase — protein MPLHKGPEQPDKRPATVNPFYGEANPVGGMTEAPPQHRLPDGPLPPSTAYQLVHDELMLDGNSRLNLATFVTTWMEPQARVLMAECSDKNMIDKDEYPRTAELERRCVAMLADLWNAPDPSAAVGCSTTGSSEACMLAGMALKRRWAKRNADRYPGARPNLVMGINVQVCWDKFCNFWEVEPRLVPMEGDRFHLDPQAAAELCDENTIGVVGILGSTFDGSYEPIAELCAALDELQSRTGLDIPVHVDGASGAMVAPFLDEDLVWDFRLPRVSSINTSGHKYGLVYPGVGWALWRSAAELPEELVFRVNYLGGDMPTFALNFSRPGAQVVAQYYTFLRLGRDGYRAVQQTTRDVAQGLAEQVEALDDFRLITRGDHLPVFAFTTAPDITAYDVFDVSRRMRERGWLLPAYTFPENREDLSVLRVVCRNGFSSDLAELFVEDLGSLLPELRQQSHPLIRDKGTATGFHH, from the coding sequence ATGCCGCTGCACAAAGGCCCCGAGCAGCCCGACAAGCGTCCCGCGACCGTCAACCCCTTCTACGGGGAGGCGAATCCGGTCGGCGGCATGACCGAGGCTCCTCCCCAGCACCGGCTGCCGGACGGGCCGCTGCCACCCTCCACCGCGTATCAGCTGGTGCACGACGAGCTGATGCTGGACGGCAACTCCCGCCTCAACCTCGCCACCTTCGTCACCACCTGGATGGAACCCCAGGCCAGGGTGCTGATGGCCGAGTGCAGCGACAAGAACATGATCGACAAGGACGAGTACCCGCGCACGGCCGAACTGGAGCGGCGGTGTGTGGCGATGCTCGCCGATCTGTGGAACGCGCCCGATCCGTCCGCCGCCGTGGGCTGTTCGACGACGGGGTCCAGCGAGGCGTGCATGCTCGCCGGCATGGCGCTCAAGCGCCGCTGGGCCAAACGGAACGCGGACCGGTATCCGGGTGCCCGCCCCAATCTCGTCATGGGCATCAACGTCCAGGTCTGCTGGGACAAGTTCTGCAATTTCTGGGAGGTCGAGCCGCGCCTGGTACCCATGGAGGGCGACCGGTTCCACCTCGATCCGCAGGCCGCCGCCGAGCTGTGCGACGAGAACACCATCGGCGTCGTCGGCATCCTCGGCTCCACCTTCGACGGGTCGTACGAGCCGATCGCCGAACTCTGCGCCGCCCTGGACGAGTTGCAGTCGCGCACGGGTCTGGACATCCCCGTCCACGTCGACGGCGCGTCCGGCGCGATGGTCGCTCCCTTCCTCGACGAGGACCTGGTCTGGGACTTCCGGCTGCCGCGGGTCTCCTCCATCAACACCTCGGGACACAAGTACGGCCTCGTCTACCCGGGTGTCGGCTGGGCACTGTGGCGCTCGGCCGCCGAGCTGCCCGAGGAGCTGGTCTTCCGGGTCAACTACCTGGGCGGTGACATGCCGACCTTCGCGCTCAACTTCTCCCGGCCGGGGGCGCAGGTCGTGGCCCAGTACTACACGTTCCTGCGGCTGGGCCGCGACGGCTATCGGGCCGTGCAGCAGACGACGCGGGACGTCGCGCAGGGGCTCGCCGAGCAGGTCGAGGCGCTCGACGACTTCCGTCTGATCACCCGGGGCGATCACTTGCCGGTGTTCGCCTTCACCACGGCTCCGGACATCACCGCGTACGACGTCTTCGACGTGTCCCGGCGCATGCGGGAGCGTGGCTGGCTGCTGCCCGCGTACACCTTCCCCGAGAACCGTGAGGACCTGTCCGTGCTGCGGGTGGTGTGCCGCAACGGGTTCTCGTCCGACCTCGCCGAGCTGTTCGTGGAGGACCTGGGCAGTCTGCTGCCCGAACTGCGCCAGCAGTCGCATCCGCTGATCCGGGACAAGGGGACGGCTACCGGCTTTCATCACTGA